The Desulfovibrio piger DNA segment TGTTCGGCGGGGACGAAGGCTCCAGCCCGGCTACGGCCGCCCCTGCTGAAGAAGCAGCCACCGAAACCGCCAAAGCCCCTGAAAAGGCTCCGGCCAAGGCGGCCCCCGTGTCCCAGTCCAAACTGGAAGCCGATCTGTACAAGACCGGCCAGAGCCTGGTGGGCCGTGCTTCCCGCACGGTGATGCCCTCCAAGGCCCACAAGGAAGTGCGCAAGGTGGGCAAGGAATACGTGGCCACCTATGTGGAAGTGGATACCGACAGCCTGACCACTGAAGTGCGCAAGGGCGCCCGTGGTTATGTGGGCTTCATCCGCTATTCCGAGCATGTCTATGAATGCCGCGGTGCCAGCAAGAGCGCTGCCCTTTCCGCTCCCTGCGAAAAGATCAAGACCCGCAATCTCAATGAAATGATCCGTCACGACGGCAAGAAGTGGCAGTACTAGTCCTGCCGCAGCCTGTCTGATGCCACAGCCCTCTTCCCTGCACGGGAAGGGGGCTTTTTTTCTGGCCTGCGGGCGTCCTTTAAGTGGCAGAGGGGCATGCTGCTATCGCGGACATCCCGGTCAGCGAGAGCCCGTCGGACCGTGGGGCGGCAAAGCGGAGGAGCAGGGAAAAGAGGAAAAGGCGGCAGCACGCGCAGGCGGGCCGCAAGGGGGCGTCCGCGCCGGGAGGGGCGGAGGAGGCCAGCCGTTTTTTGCCGATGCATCCCGTACCGCCCTCGGCTCGTTGCCGGCTCAGGCTCCCGTCTGCGCGCTGCCGGTGTCGATGCGGGTGATGACCGACATGCCGGAGCGGATCTCCGGCAGGCGCTCCTGCCCGGGCTCGAAGGCGATGCGCACCGGGATGCGCTGGACGACCTTGGTGAAGTTGCCGGACGAGGTGTCCTTGGGCAGCAGGGAGAAGGTGGCCCCGGTGGCGGGCGAGATGCTCTCCACATGGCCCTTGAAGGTGTGGCCGGGGAAGGTGTCGATGAGGATCTCCACGGGCTGCCCAGCCCGGATGTTGCCTATCTGGGTCTCCTTGTAATTGGCCACGATGTAGGGGGGCATGTCCAGCACCAGCGAGGCGACTTGCATGCCTTCCCTCACCAGATCGCCCACCTGTATCTTGCGGGCACCGGTGTGTCCGTTGCCCGGGGCGGTGATGATGGTGTGCCCCAGGTCGATGAGGGCGCTCTGCAACTGGGCTTCCGCGGCCCGGAGGTCAGCCTCGCGCAGCTGCCTGTCCGCCTTTTGCAGTTCGAGCTTGCGTTCCTGTACCCGGACTTCGGCCAGGGCCTCGCGGTGGCTGTGCTGGGCCGTGCGCAGATTGATCTCGGCCGAGTCCGCCTCACGGGTGGAGACGGCGTTGCATTTGAAGAGCTTCTGCACGCGGGCGTTCTCGCGGCTGGCCAGATCGAGACGTGCCGCCGCATTTTCCGCAGCCACGCGGGCCTGCCGGATGCAGGCCTCCTGCAAACCTATCTCCAGATCAAGACGCTCCAGGTTGGCGGCGCTCTTGTCCCTGACGGCCCGGGCCTGATCCGTGCGGGCCCGGTAGTCGGCATCCTGCACGCGCAGGAGCACGTCCCCGGCCTTCACCTGCTGGAAATCGCCAAAGCCCACCTGGGCCACATAGCCGTTGACCTTGGCCTCCAGCACCACGCGGTCGAGCTGGGTGTAGGCATTGTCCGTCTCCTGGATGCGCTTGCCGCTCTCCAGCCGGTTGAAGTTCAGCAGGAAGAAAAGGATGACGAGCAGCAGCATGCCCAGGATGATCCACGGCGAGAGCCGGAAAAGGGCCAGCAGGCGGTCATACAGGGCCAGCTTCAGCAGTTCGTCGGCAAAACCGGGTTTGAGGCTGTTCATGACGGTCCCCGTGCGTTCAGTTTCCCGGCGTGCCCAGATCCACGGGGCTGACCGGCGTTGGTTTCATGGCCTTGACGAAGGCCAGCAGCAGCATGGTGCCCAGAGCGATGCAGACGCAGAGGGCAAAGACATCGTTGATCCCCAGGATGAAGGCATCGGTCTGCAACTGTTGTCCGAGCTGGTCCAGCGAGCCGCCGCTGTCCAGAAAACGGGCCACGGCCGGGGCGTCGCCGGTCAGGCGGCTGCCTGTCTGACTGAAGTACAGATCCTCCCGCTGCCGGATGAGCAGCTGGAACAGGGCATTGCCCGCGATGGGCGTGGAGATGCGCGAGACCTGGATATAGGCCAGCAGGCCCACGGCGGTCTTGGCCGTGAAGCAGGCCATGCAGAAGGCCATCAGGGAAAGGAAGACCAGCGGGTGCCCGATGGCGAACAGGATGGCCATGGGGAAAAAGTCGGCGGCCACCCAGTCCGCGGTGATGAAGGTGCCCTGATAGCAGGCCAGCCCCATGAGCAGGACGCCCGTGGCGCAGAGCAGGCGCGTGTCCGCCTTGAGCACCAGAAAGGCACAGAAGGGCGTGGCCAGCAGCTGCAGCAGGGCCACCAGCAGCAGGGGCAGGCCGCTTTGCAGGGGCCGCAGATCGTGCACCGTGTCCAGGAACAGGGTGATGAGCAGGGAATTGGCGGAGAGGATGAATATATAGATGATGACCATGCCCACGGACATGATGATGTTGAAGTCCGCGAACAGCCGGGGCGGGGCCCAGGGGCGTTCCACCAGCGCCTCGTTGGCGAGGAAAAGGAGGAAGCTGACGATACCGCCGGCCAGGAACACCGTGATGATGCCGGAATCGAACCAGCCCAGGCGTTCGCCCTGATCCAGCCCGGCATAGATGAGGACGGCGCTCAGGCAATAGAAGGCCATGCCGGAATAGTCCGGCTTGTGCAGCAGCTCCCTGATGGGCGTATCCGGGGGCAGATGGCGCTGGAGCAGGACGAAATAGACGAACATGATGAGCCCGGACTGCCAGTAGATCCATTGCCAGCCCATATATTCCAGATAAAAGGCCCCCGGCGAGACGCCGGAATTGATGCCCAGGGAGACATGGAAGGTGAAAAAGGCCAGTACCACCACCCACCACGGCGGCGGCAGATGTTTGAGCATGATCTGTATGGTGGCCGTCACGAAGGAGCCGATGAGCAACCCCATGAGGGCGTGGGCCACGAGCAGGTTCTCGTAGCCGGAGATGAAGGGGATGCAGAAAGCGACGCAGACGAAGCCGAGGGAAAGCGGCAGGAGCAGACGCCGCAGGCCCAGCGCTGTCAGGAAAAAGGGCAGTATGGGTGCGAGGATGAGCTGTGATGCTGATGCAACGGTACTGATGACGGAGCCTTCATCATAAGATAATCCCCATATACCACGCAAATCAGGCAGCGATGAGATAAGAAGACGGCCATGAAATGTCGTCATGGCTGCGGCAAGACAGATGGCAACAAGTATACCTGCCTGACTTCCGCTCAGTGGAGGAAGAAGATGTTTGCGCGTATCCATATCTTTACAGGGGTCTAAAAGGCTTTTTGCAGATAAAAGTGCCTATTGACCGATGATACATCGGAAACATGCGTCCGGAAAAATGTCAAGCGGAAAGTGTCATCAACCCGTGGCGGACGTTGGCGGCAGGCCGGGGCGCAATGCGCCATCCCGGTCATGGGAAAAGGGCATAAAAAAAGCCTCCGCCCGGAAAGGCGGAGGCCCGTCATGCGGGGATGGCCGCAAAAAGCGGCAAAGAGTATCAGGCCGTGGGCAGGCCGGGCAGGGGAGGAAGATGCTCGGCGATCCAGCGGGCACACTGCTGGGGCGTCTTCTGGCGGGCGTCACAGCGCAGGGTGGCGTAGTGGTTGTAGAGGGCCTCGCGCTCATAAAAAATGTCGGCCAGGGTCTGCCCCGGGGCGATGGCCAGGCCGCGGTCGGGATTGCGGGCGATGCGCTCTTCGATGGCCTCCAGCGGTACGTCCAGGAAGACCACGGGCCCCAGAGTGGCCAGATGTGCCATGGCCTGCGGCCGGTAGACGGCGCTGCCGCCCGTGGCGATGACCGTGCGCTGGACGCGGATGGAGCCCAGGACCACGGCTTCCAGATCCAGGAAGGCCTCCTTGCTCAGGGCGTCGGTGACGGACTGCAGGCGGTCGGCGTACAGGGCTTCCATAAGATAGTCGCTGTCCATGAAGGCCCAGCCCAGGGTCTGGGCCAGGGCCATGCCCACAGTGGATTTTCCCGCGCCGGCCATGCCGATGAGGACCACACAGGGACAGGCGGGCGGCGGGGGCAGCAGATGTTCTGGCGTGGACATGCGGTCTCCTTGGTGATAATGAAATAAAAATTGTGCCGTCGCAGGCACATCCTGTCAAGGCGCAAAAGGCCTTTACCGACAGGCAGGGAGCGGTCCCGCCGGCGTTTTTTTGTTCATTGTCCCGCCCGGGGATGGTGAACAAGCCTTGACGGCGGGCCTTATGCCGTGTATGTAACCCTTTCAAATTTACAGGCTGCAAGGCGTATTCCGTGCAGCGACAGTGCTGCGGGCACGGGCAAGCCTTCCCGCTTATGTCGCGCAAACCTCGCGCCGGGCCACTTGGCCTGCTGTCCGTCGCCGCAGCCACACGCAAGGAGCTAGAGCAATGAAGAGAACATACCAGCCCAGTAAAGTCAGAAGAGCCCGCACCCACGGTTTCCGCGCCCGCATGGCCACCCCCAGCGGCCGCGCCATCCTGCGCCGTCGTCGCGCCAAGGGTCGCAAGCATCTGAGCGCCTAGTCGATTGGGGGCTGCGCCCCGCGATCCCAGAAGCGAGCCATCATGGCCGAACGCCTTTTTCTGCCCCGCCAGAGCCGCATCCGCAAACAAGCGGAGTATTCCGCGTGCTACGAGCGGGGCAGGCGTTACCATACGGAGCATTTCCTTGTTTTTGTACGGCCCCGCGAAAACGGGGCCTGTACGCGTATGGGCATGGCTGTATCCCGCAAGGTGGGCAAAGCGGTCACGCGCAACCGGGTCAAACGTCTGCTGCGGGAATTCTTTCGCCTGCACCGGGCACTTTTGCCCGAACATCTGGATATCGTCGCTGTGGCCAAAAAGCACACCGGCGCGGCGGACCTGAGCCAGGACCGCGTCAACGCCCAGCTGCTGCCGCTGCTGCAGCGCCTGCCGGGCCTGCACCCGGCCAGGAACAACGGCGGCCGGAACAGGGACTAGCCATGCTGCGCCGTCTCTTCGTCCTGCCCATCCGCTTCTACCAGCTGTTCATCTCTCCGGTCCTGCCCCCTGCCTGTCGTTTTTACCCCACATGTTCCGCCTACGCCCTGGAAGCCATCATGACCCACGGCGTATTGCGCGGCGGCTGGCTGGCCTTGCGTCGTCTGGCCCGCTGCCAT contains these protein-coding regions:
- a CDS encoding translation initiation factor 2 — protein: MKKILAVSLLTSLLCGGCALFGGDEGSSPATAAPAEEAATETAKAPEKAPAKAAPVSQSKLEADLYKTGQSLVGRASRTVMPSKAHKEVRKVGKEYVATYVEVDTDSLTTEVRKGARGYVGFIRYSEHVYECRGASKSAALSAPCEKIKTRNLNEMIRHDGKKWQY
- a CDS encoding HlyD family secretion protein, whose protein sequence is MNSLKPGFADELLKLALYDRLLALFRLSPWIILGMLLLVILFFLLNFNRLESGKRIQETDNAYTQLDRVVLEAKVNGYVAQVGFGDFQQVKAGDVLLRVQDADYRARTDQARAVRDKSAANLERLDLEIGLQEACIRQARVAAENAAARLDLASRENARVQKLFKCNAVSTREADSAEINLRTAQHSHREALAEVRVQERKLELQKADRQLREADLRAAEAQLQSALIDLGHTIITAPGNGHTGARKIQVGDLVREGMQVASLVLDMPPYIVANYKETQIGNIRAGQPVEILIDTFPGHTFKGHVESISPATGATFSLLPKDTSSGNFTKVVQRIPVRIAFEPGQERLPEIRSGMSVITRIDTGSAQTGA
- a CDS encoding MFS transporter, translated to MDTRKHLLPPLSGSQAGILVAICLAAAMTTFHGRLLISSLPDLRGIWGLSYDEGSVISTVASASQLILAPILPFFLTALGLRRLLLPLSLGFVCVAFCIPFISGYENLLVAHALMGLLIGSFVTATIQIMLKHLPPPWWVVVLAFFTFHVSLGINSGVSPGAFYLEYMGWQWIYWQSGLIMFVYFVLLQRHLPPDTPIRELLHKPDYSGMAFYCLSAVLIYAGLDQGERLGWFDSGIITVFLAGGIVSFLLFLANEALVERPWAPPRLFADFNIIMSVGMVIIYIFILSANSLLITLFLDTVHDLRPLQSGLPLLLVALLQLLATPFCAFLVLKADTRLLCATGVLLMGLACYQGTFITADWVAADFFPMAILFAIGHPLVFLSLMAFCMACFTAKTAVGLLAYIQVSRISTPIAGNALFQLLIRQREDLYFSQTGSRLTGDAPAVARFLDSGGSLDQLGQQLQTDAFILGINDVFALCVCIALGTMLLLAFVKAMKPTPVSPVDLGTPGN
- the thrB gene encoding homoserine kinase gives rise to the protein MSTPEHLLPPPPACPCVVLIGMAGAGKSTVGMALAQTLGWAFMDSDYLMEALYADRLQSVTDALSKEAFLDLEAVVLGSIRVQRTVIATGGSAVYRPQAMAHLATLGPVVFLDVPLEAIEERIARNPDRGLAIAPGQTLADIFYEREALYNHYATLRCDARQKTPQQCARWIAEHLPPLPGLPTA
- the rpmH gene encoding 50S ribosomal protein L34, coding for MKRTYQPSKVRRARTHGFRARMATPSGRAILRRRRAKGRKHLSA
- the rnpA gene encoding ribonuclease P protein component; amino-acid sequence: MAERLFLPRQSRIRKQAEYSACYERGRRYHTEHFLVFVRPRENGACTRMGMAVSRKVGKAVTRNRVKRLLREFFRLHRALLPEHLDIVAVAKKHTGAADLSQDRVNAQLLPLLQRLPGLHPARNNGGRNRD
- the yidD gene encoding membrane protein insertion efficiency factor YidD: MLRRLFVLPIRFYQLFISPVLPPACRFYPTCSAYALEAIMTHGVLRGGWLALRRLARCHPWGGSGYDPVPPARRHP